A single Streptomyces sp. NBC_01381 DNA region contains:
- a CDS encoding helix-turn-helix transcriptional regulator yields MQHGPAVRRRKLGAELRALRTLAGLTSGQAASRVGWHQSKVSRIETGRSGVKAADVHLLLDAYEVKDAQLRQLLVALAGADDRGGRHHWWHAYRGLLPPAYRDFISLESQACRVRTLETNVVPGLLQTPDYARAVTRAALDGLPDEQVDALVEVRLARQDVLRARRPLRLSVILDESVLHRQIGGAQVLAGQLKRIQEAAQLPHVRLQVLPFAAGEHRGLLGSFVIFSFPNIADLDVVVLDHLTSSLYLERKEDLQAYTDAFNSLLGQALSPEESTDHIAGIGDGA; encoded by the coding sequence ATGCAGCACGGTCCCGCGGTGCGCCGCCGCAAGCTCGGCGCCGAACTGCGTGCGCTGCGCACGCTCGCGGGGCTCACCAGCGGCCAGGCCGCGAGCCGGGTCGGCTGGCACCAGTCGAAGGTGAGCCGGATCGAGACCGGGCGTAGCGGTGTCAAGGCCGCGGACGTACATCTCCTCCTCGACGCGTACGAGGTGAAGGATGCCCAACTCCGCCAGTTGCTGGTGGCGTTGGCGGGCGCCGACGACCGCGGCGGGCGTCACCACTGGTGGCACGCCTACCGCGGGCTGCTGCCACCGGCGTACCGCGATTTCATCAGTCTGGAATCACAGGCCTGCCGCGTCCGCACCCTGGAGACCAATGTCGTGCCCGGTCTGCTCCAGACGCCCGACTACGCGCGAGCGGTGACCCGGGCCGCGCTGGACGGTCTGCCGGACGAGCAGGTGGACGCGCTGGTGGAGGTGCGTCTGGCCCGCCAGGACGTGCTGCGCGCGAGACGGCCGCTGCGACTGAGCGTGATCCTGGACGAATCGGTGCTGCACCGGCAGATCGGCGGGGCGCAGGTGCTCGCGGGGCAACTGAAGCGGATACAGGAGGCGGCACAGCTGCCCCATGTGCGGTTGCAGGTGCTGCCGTTCGCCGCGGGAGAGCACAGGGGACTCCTCGGTTCTTTCGTTATCTTCTCATTTCCGAACATTGCTGATCTGGATGTGGTTGTTCTCGACCATTTGACGAGTAGCCTCTACCTCGAACGGAAAGAAGACCTCCAGGCATACACGGATGCCTTCAACTCCCTTCTAGGACAAGCACTTTCACCCGAGGAATCAACGGATCACATCGCCGGGATAGGTGACGGCGCGTAA
- a CDS encoding C40 family peptidase, translated as MTALNHVPSLLTRAGCASALTLAVVGGTLVAPGLTTEAQAATHGTKALKIAASKKGSPYRYGAAGPNRFDCSGLTLYSFKRAGKKLPRTAAQQYNKTRHVSASNRSRGDLVFFHSGRNVYHVGIYAGKGRIWHAPKSNTVVRLEKIWSKSVSYGRVR; from the coding sequence ATGACCGCGCTGAATCATGTTCCGTCGCTGCTCACCAGGGCCGGTTGCGCATCGGCTCTCACGCTCGCCGTCGTCGGCGGCACCCTCGTGGCTCCAGGGCTCACGACGGAGGCCCAGGCCGCGACACACGGAACGAAGGCCCTGAAGATCGCTGCGTCCAAGAAGGGCTCGCCCTACCGCTACGGCGCCGCGGGGCCCAACCGGTTCGACTGCTCGGGCCTGACGCTCTACTCGTTCAAGCGCGCCGGCAAGAAGCTCCCGCGCACCGCCGCACAGCAGTACAACAAGACCCGGCACGTCTCCGCGTCCAACCGCTCACGCGGCGACCTGGTCTTCTTCCACTCCGGCCGGAACGTCTACCACGTCGGCATCTACGCGGGTAAGGGCCGGATCTGGCACGCCCCGAAGTCGAACACCGTGGTGCGGCTCGAGAAGATCTGGAGCAAGAGCGTCTCGTACGGCAGGGTGCGCTGA
- a CDS encoding VOC family protein produces MINGAHIIVYSNDAEADRAFFRDVLEYPHVDAGGGWLIFRLPPAEVAVHPTPGPESHELYLMCDDVEGTVRQLTGKGVRFTQPVTDAGWGLLTRFKLPGGGEVGLYEPRHERATDL; encoded by the coding sequence ATGATCAATGGTGCGCACATCATCGTCTACAGCAACGACGCGGAGGCCGACCGCGCCTTCTTCCGCGACGTACTGGAGTACCCGCACGTCGACGCCGGCGGCGGCTGGCTCATCTTCAGGCTGCCGCCCGCCGAGGTCGCCGTACACCCCACTCCGGGGCCGGAGTCGCACGAGCTCTATCTCATGTGTGACGACGTGGAGGGGACGGTGCGTCAACTGACCGGCAAGGGCGTCCGGTTCACCCAGCCGGTGACCGACGCGGGCTGGGGTCTTCTCACCCGGTTCAAGCTGCCGGGCGGCGGCGAGGTCGGCCTGTACGAGCCGCGCCACGAGCGGGCCACCGACCTCTGA
- a CDS encoding fic family toxin-antitoxin system, toxin component — MNLRIDLAWLLMIAEHKTPGDPQVTDWGALVAAVSRHEAEIFGVPVYESPHDRAAALLQMLLHIPALERSNALFAVSAAYAYLVASGLKVVTSAEQVRDLARLVKEDNASVHAIADVLRQWSL; from the coding sequence TTGAACCTCAGAATCGATCTTGCCTGGCTGTTGATGATCGCCGAACACAAGACGCCCGGAGACCCGCAGGTCACCGACTGGGGTGCCCTGGTGGCCGCCGTCAGCCGGCACGAGGCGGAGATATTCGGCGTACCCGTCTACGAGAGCCCGCACGACCGCGCGGCCGCCCTGCTCCAGATGCTCCTGCACATCCCCGCCCTGGAACGCTCCAACGCCCTGTTCGCCGTGTCCGCCGCCTACGCCTATCTCGTCGCGAGCGGCCTCAAGGTCGTCACATCCGCCGAGCAGGTGCGCGACCTCGCCCGCCTGGTCAAGGAGGACAACGCGAGCGTGCACGCCATCGCGGACGTGCTGCGGCAGTGGAGCCTGTGA
- a CDS encoding DUF6328 family protein, with protein sequence MADDNGSHAAHDTRNETPFERADRNFSEILQELRVTQTGVQILFAFLLTLAFTPRFRTLDDVQRATYVTTLLLAVLAAALFTAPAAVHRALFQQRAKPLIVRVSSQLARAGMAVLMFALAGSVLLVVDVAVGRTGGIIASAGTLLVCGGLWGVLPRVLPRLARRTAARQDVTPEPPR encoded by the coding sequence ATGGCCGACGACAATGGCTCCCACGCCGCTCACGACACCCGCAACGAGACGCCGTTCGAGCGCGCGGACCGCAACTTCTCGGAGATCCTCCAGGAGTTGAGGGTCACGCAGACCGGCGTGCAGATCCTCTTCGCCTTCCTGCTGACCCTCGCCTTCACGCCCCGCTTCCGGACCCTGGACGACGTGCAGCGCGCCACCTACGTCACCACGCTGCTGCTCGCCGTCCTTGCGGCGGCCCTGTTCACGGCGCCGGCCGCGGTGCATCGGGCGCTGTTCCAGCAGCGTGCCAAACCGCTGATCGTGCGGGTCTCTTCGCAGCTCGCCAGGGCCGGCATGGCCGTCCTGATGTTCGCCCTCGCCGGATCGGTGCTCCTGGTCGTGGACGTGGCGGTGGGCCGCACCGGCGGGATCATCGCGAGCGCGGGCACGCTGCTCGTGTGCGGGGGCCTGTGGGGCGTGCTCCCCCGCGTACTCCCCCGCCTGGCCCGCCGCACGGCCGCGCGGCAGGACGTCACGCCAGAGCCGCCTCGATGA
- the bioB gene encoding biotin synthase BioB: MDLLNTLVDKGLRRELPTREEALAVLATSDDELLDVVSAAGKVRRQWFGRRVKLNYLVNLKSGLCPEDCSYCSQRLGSTAGILKYTWLKPDEASQAAAAGVAGGAKRVCLVASGRGPTDRDVDRVSQTIEAIKEQNEGIEVCACLGLLSAGQADKLRTAGADAYNHNLNTSEGTYGEITTTHTYADRVDTVQQAQAAGLSACSGLIAGMGETDEDLVDVVYALRDLDPDSVPVNFLIPFEGTPLAKEWNLTPQRCLRILAMVRFVCPDVEVRIAGGREVHLRTMQPLALHLANSIFLGDYLTSEGQAGKTDLEMIADAGFEVEGAGTVTLPEHRADAIAAAGCGSHGEVGGGCGSHGESGGGCGSHGGGGCGPCGSSEPSEPSVAAAASVASESPESSEVRTDLVAVRRRGAGTDLAPNA; encoded by the coding sequence ATGGATCTGCTGAACACGCTGGTGGACAAGGGGCTTCGGCGCGAGCTGCCGACCCGTGAAGAGGCGCTGGCCGTGCTGGCCACCTCCGACGACGAGCTGCTCGACGTGGTGTCGGCCGCCGGGAAGGTACGGCGCCAGTGGTTCGGGCGACGGGTGAAGCTCAACTATCTGGTCAATCTCAAGTCGGGCCTGTGCCCCGAGGACTGCTCGTACTGTTCGCAACGCCTCGGCTCCACGGCCGGGATCCTCAAGTACACCTGGCTGAAGCCCGACGAGGCCTCGCAGGCCGCCGCCGCGGGTGTCGCGGGCGGCGCCAAGCGGGTCTGCCTGGTCGCCAGCGGCCGCGGGCCGACGGACCGTGACGTCGACCGGGTCTCGCAGACCATCGAGGCGATCAAGGAGCAGAACGAGGGCATCGAGGTGTGTGCCTGCCTCGGTCTGCTCTCCGCGGGCCAGGCGGACAAACTGCGCACGGCGGGCGCGGACGCGTACAACCACAATCTGAATACGTCCGAGGGCACGTACGGCGAGATCACCACGACCCACACCTACGCCGACCGCGTGGACACGGTGCAGCAGGCGCAGGCCGCGGGCCTGTCCGCCTGCTCGGGTCTGATCGCGGGCATGGGCGAGACGGACGAGGACCTCGTGGACGTGGTCTACGCGCTGCGCGACCTCGACCCCGACTCGGTGCCGGTCAACTTCCTGATCCCCTTCGAGGGCACCCCGCTGGCCAAGGAGTGGAACCTCACCCCGCAGCGCTGTCTGCGCATCCTCGCGATGGTCCGCTTTGTCTGCCCCGATGTGGAGGTACGCATCGCGGGCGGCCGCGAGGTGCATCTGCGCACGATGCAGCCGCTCGCCCTGCACCTCGCCAACTCGATCTTCCTCGGCGACTACTTGACCAGTGAGGGCCAGGCGGGCAAGACCGACCTGGAGATGATCGCGGACGCCGGCTTCGAGGTCGAGGGCGCGGGCACCGTGACGCTGCCGGAGCACCGGGCGGACGCGATCGCGGCGGCCGGGTGCGGGTCGCACGGCGAGGTCGGGGGTGGCTGCGGGTCGCACGGGGAGAGTGGAGGCGGCTGCGGGTCGCACGGCGGGGGCGGTTGCGGTCCCTGTGGTTCGTCCGAGCCGTCGGAGCCGTCCGTGGCCGCGGCGGCTTCGGTGGCCTCGGAGAGCCCCGAGAGCTCCGAGGTGCGTACGGATCTGGTGGCCGTACGCCGCCGGGGAGCGGGAACGGATCTGGCGCCCAATGCCTGA
- a CDS encoding 8-amino-7-oxononanoate synthase gives MASSPFDWIDEQASLRARAGLVRTLRPRPADAPGLLDLASNDYLGLARHPEITEGAAAAARRWGGGATGSRLVTGSTELHADLERELAEFCGFESALVLSSGYAANLAAVTALAPHGSLIVSDGGNHASLIDGCRLARGTTQVVPHSDPAAVRKTLDGHRGPAVVVSDTVFSVDGDAAPLAELSAAAGEFGAGLIVDDAHGLGVLGDGGRGAPQAAGLAGSPHTVATVTLSKSFGSQGGAVLGPAKVIDHLINAARTFIFDTGLAPAAVGAALAALRLLRAEPERAARARAVAAELHERLTAEGLQSVRPDAAVVSVRAPSPEAAVCWAAGCRGAGLAVGCFRPPSVPDGISRLRLTARADLTGAQIADAVRVISRTAPR, from the coding sequence ATGGCGAGCTCGCCGTTCGACTGGATCGACGAGCAGGCGAGCCTGCGCGCACGGGCCGGCCTTGTCCGCACTCTGCGTCCCCGCCCCGCTGACGCTCCCGGCCTCCTCGACCTGGCGAGCAACGACTACCTGGGCCTGGCGCGGCACCCCGAGATCACCGAGGGCGCGGCGGCCGCGGCGCGCCGCTGGGGCGGCGGGGCGACCGGATCGCGCCTGGTGACGGGATCCACCGAGCTGCACGCGGACCTTGAGCGCGAACTCGCCGAGTTCTGCGGCTTCGAGTCCGCCCTCGTGCTGTCCTCCGGATACGCCGCGAACCTCGCCGCGGTCACGGCGCTCGCCCCGCACGGCTCGCTGATCGTCTCCGACGGGGGCAACCACGCCTCGCTGATCGACGGCTGCCGCCTCGCGCGCGGCACGACCCAGGTGGTTCCGCACTCCGATCCCGCCGCGGTGCGCAAGACGCTCGACGGCCATCGCGGCCCGGCGGTCGTCGTGTCGGACACGGTCTTCTCGGTGGACGGCGACGCGGCCCCGCTGGCCGAACTCTCCGCAGCCGCCGGTGAGTTCGGCGCCGGTCTGATCGTGGATGACGCCCATGGCCTCGGCGTGCTCGGCGACGGCGGCCGCGGCGCACCGCAGGCGGCCGGGCTCGCGGGCAGCCCGCACACCGTGGCCACGGTCACCCTGTCGAAGTCCTTCGGCAGCCAGGGCGGCGCGGTGCTCGGCCCCGCCAAGGTCATCGACCACCTGATCAACGCGGCCCGCACCTTCATCTTCGACACGGGGCTCGCCCCGGCAGCCGTCGGTGCCGCGCTGGCCGCCCTGCGGCTGCTGCGCGCCGAGCCCGAGCGGGCGGCGCGGGCCCGCGCGGTCGCGGCCGAGCTGCATGAACGCCTCACGGCGGAAGGTCTGCAGTCGGTGCGCCCCGACGCGGCCGTCGTCTCGGTGCGCGCCCCGTCGCCGGAGGCCGCCGTGTGCTGGGCCGCCGGCTGCCGCGGCGCGGGCCTGGCCGTCGGCTGTTTCCGTCCGCCGTCGGTCCCCGACGGCATCTCGCGGTTGCGGCTGACCGCCCGTGCGGATCTCACCGGCGCGCAGATTGCCGATGCCGTACGAGTGATCAGCCGCACCGCACCCCGGTAG
- a CDS encoding DUF397 domain-containing protein: MTALPRYVSDSTSLHGARWQRSTHSNGMNNCVETAPLTSGPKSGLLAVRDSKHTAGPALLFPHATWEAFVHGLR, from the coding sequence ATGACTGCATTGCCTCGGTACGTATCCGACAGCACGTCTCTGCACGGCGCACGGTGGCAGCGCAGCACCCACAGCAACGGAATGAACAACTGCGTCGAGACAGCCCCGCTGACTTCAGGGCCGAAGTCGGGACTGCTCGCCGTGCGCGACTCCAAGCACACCGCAGGGCCCGCCCTGCTCTTCCCGCACGCCACCTGGGAGGCCTTCGTCCACGGCCTCCGGTGA
- a CDS encoding LysR family transcriptional regulator yields the protein MYDPTRLAALVAVSEAGSITRAAERLGYTVPALSQQLAKLEREAGTPLLVRHHRGARLTGAGELLLARARRVLDEMERARHELAQLSGLSGGRLRVGTFTTAGIHLVPPALTAFRRAHPDIELTLRGYEPPLGVAAVAAGEVDLALTHTYEPSDPVPLPASVSAEPVLVEELVLVTSPGHALAGLSSRLPLAELAGQPLISMAPTHPPRHGVESALARAGATPSVLVETPGYALVCALVSAGLGVAVVPEMVARTAATPVGVRPLEPGSLRRTISVVHRTDGSHPAADTFRALLRGAFGRSAG from the coding sequence ATGTACGACCCGACGCGGCTCGCCGCACTGGTGGCGGTCTCCGAGGCCGGGTCGATCACCCGCGCCGCCGAGCGCCTCGGCTACACCGTGCCCGCCCTCTCCCAGCAGCTGGCCAAGCTGGAGCGGGAGGCGGGCACCCCGCTCCTCGTCCGGCATCACCGCGGGGCGCGGCTGACCGGTGCGGGCGAGCTGCTGCTGGCCCGGGCGCGCCGGGTCCTGGACGAGATGGAGCGGGCGCGGCACGAACTGGCCCAGCTGTCGGGCCTGTCCGGCGGCCGGCTGCGCGTGGGGACCTTCACCACGGCAGGCATCCATCTGGTGCCGCCCGCGCTGACCGCGTTCCGCCGTGCCCATCCGGACATCGAGCTGACGCTGCGGGGCTATGAGCCGCCGCTCGGTGTGGCTGCCGTCGCGGCGGGCGAGGTCGACCTGGCGCTCACGCACACCTATGAGCCGTCGGATCCGGTGCCGTTGCCCGCGTCCGTGAGCGCGGAGCCGGTCCTGGTCGAGGAGTTGGTCCTGGTGACCTCGCCCGGGCACGCGCTGGCGGGCCTCTCGTCGCGGCTGCCGCTCGCCGAGCTCGCCGGGCAGCCGCTGATCAGCATGGCGCCGACGCATCCGCCCCGGCACGGCGTGGAGTCGGCGCTCGCACGGGCCGGGGCGACCCCCTCGGTGCTTGTCGAGACTCCGGGCTACGCGCTGGTGTGCGCGCTGGTCAGCGCCGGTCTCGGCGTCGCCGTCGTACCGGAGATGGTGGCGCGGACGGCGGCCACCCCGGTGGGGGTCCGGCCGCTGGAGCCGGGAAGTCTCCGCCGTACGATCTCGGTCGTCCACCGCACCGACGGTTCGCACCCGGCGGCCGACACCTTCCGGGCCCTGCTCCGTGGGGCGTTCGGGCGCTCAGCGGGTTGA
- a CDS encoding glyoxalase/bleomycin resistance/extradiol dioxygenase family protein, whose amino-acid sequence MSAAIQPMIVTPDLDRLLRFYKELLGAEEVSRVPEEGPTFFVNLRIGDSELGIVSNKEVPLDTPQRMLLSVAVESVDDRLKHAEPLGGEVLAPPNDMPWGQRVGHIKDPDGNKINLTQPV is encoded by the coding sequence ATGTCTGCCGCCATCCAGCCGATGATCGTCACCCCTGACCTGGACCGCCTGCTGCGGTTCTACAAGGAACTGCTCGGAGCCGAGGAGGTTTCGCGCGTCCCGGAGGAAGGGCCCACGTTCTTCGTGAACCTGCGCATCGGCGACTCGGAACTCGGCATCGTCTCGAACAAGGAGGTGCCGCTCGACACACCGCAGCGGATGCTCCTGAGCGTGGCGGTGGAGAGCGTGGACGACCGCCTGAAGCACGCCGAGCCTCTCGGGGGAGAGGTGCTCGCGCCGCCCAACGACATGCCGTGGGGGCAGCGCGTCGGGCACATCAAGGACCCGGACGGCAACAAGATCAACCTCACGCAACCGGTCTGA
- a CDS encoding class I SAM-dependent methyltransferase: protein MSPRSAKAVSRDAVHHPVFARFYARQSVAAERVVGAHRKELLAGLSGRVIEVGAGNGLNFAHYPTAVSEVVAIEPERILRQLAASAAVRAEVPVDVVPGAAEALPVKSEAFDGAVASLVLCSVRDVPRALAELRRVLRPGGELRFFEHGVAPGKAMARAQRVLDRTVWPLLFGGCHVARDPLAALRDAGFEIGPYRRFLVPAKGPRLPSSYCVLGSARRPEGD from the coding sequence ATGTCGCCTCGCTCCGCCAAGGCTGTGTCCCGGGACGCCGTGCACCACCCGGTCTTCGCCCGTTTCTACGCACGTCAGAGCGTGGCCGCCGAGCGCGTGGTCGGCGCCCACCGCAAGGAGCTGCTCGCCGGGCTCTCCGGTCGTGTGATCGAGGTCGGCGCGGGCAACGGCCTGAACTTCGCGCACTACCCCACCGCCGTGTCCGAGGTCGTGGCGATCGAACCGGAGCGCATTCTGCGGCAGTTGGCCGCGTCCGCGGCCGTGCGGGCCGAGGTCCCGGTCGACGTGGTGCCGGGTGCGGCCGAGGCCCTGCCCGTCAAGAGCGAGGCCTTCGACGGAGCGGTGGCCTCCCTGGTGCTGTGCAGTGTGCGCGACGTGCCCCGCGCCCTCGCCGAGCTGCGGCGCGTCCTGCGGCCCGGCGGCGAGCTGCGGTTCTTCGAGCACGGCGTGGCGCCCGGCAAGGCGATGGCGCGTGCGCAGCGCGTGCTTGACCGTACGGTCTGGCCCCTGCTCTTCGGCGGCTGTCACGTCGCGCGGGACCCGCTGGCCGCGCTGCGGGACGCGGGGTTCGAGATCGGCCCGTACCGGCGCTTCCTGGTACCCGCGAAGGGGCCACGGCTGCCCAGTTCGTACTGCGTACTCGGCTCCGCCCGCCGCCCAGAAGGAGACTGA
- the bioD gene encoding dethiobiotin synthase has product MTVLVVSGTGTEIGKTVTTAAVAALAVAAGRSVAVLKPAQTGVAPGEPGDAQEVVRLAGDAVTTLELARFPEPLAPNTAARRAGMAPIRPHEVADAAEKLAAEHDLVLIEGAGGLLVRFDDEGATLADAARLLAAPVLLVASAGLGTLNTTTLTAEALRARELTPLGVTVGSWPTAPDLASRCNLADLPQSAGTNLLGAIPAGAGALSGPDFRTRAGSWLGPELGGKWDAAAFTAREAPGAREV; this is encoded by the coding sequence ATGACGGTCCTCGTGGTGTCCGGCACGGGCACCGAGATCGGGAAGACCGTGACGACGGCCGCGGTGGCCGCACTCGCGGTTGCCGCGGGACGGAGCGTCGCCGTGCTCAAGCCCGCGCAGACCGGGGTCGCGCCCGGCGAGCCGGGGGACGCGCAGGAGGTGGTGCGCCTTGCGGGTGATGCCGTCACCACCCTCGAACTGGCCCGCTTTCCCGAGCCGTTGGCGCCGAACACCGCCGCGCGGCGGGCCGGGATGGCGCCGATCCGCCCGCACGAAGTGGCCGATGCGGCCGAGAAGTTGGCGGCCGAGCACGATCTGGTCCTGATCGAGGGCGCGGGCGGCCTGCTCGTCCGCTTCGACGACGAGGGCGCCACCCTCGCCGATGCCGCGCGGCTCCTTGCCGCGCCGGTCCTTTTGGTCGCGTCGGCGGGCCTCGGCACGCTCAACACGACGACCCTGACCGCGGAGGCGCTCCGCGCCCGCGAGCTGACGCCGTTGGGCGTGACGGTCGGCAGCTGGCCGACCGCCCCGGACCTGGCCTCCCGCTGCAACCTCGCGGACCTGCCGCAGTCGGCCGGAACAAACCTCCTGGGCGCGATCCCGGCGGGGGCGGGCGCCCTCTCAGGGCCCGACTTCCGCACCCGAGCGGGGAGTTGGCTGGGCCCCGAGCTGGGCGGGAAGTGGGACGCGGCGGCTTTCACTGCACGGGAGGCGCCGGGGGCGCGGGAGGTCTGA
- a CDS encoding ATP-binding protein, translating to MADLQEASVTLPSDPASVSAARKYVSNVLTEWGLPGDAEVADTVRLIVSELATNAVQHTLGQSPTFTVGIELDREEQLRIGVTDSHPRYPKRLPAAVQQDNGRGMVIIRWLTVECGGRLSVTPTPEGGKTVWIALPWTGAVRGEVPSPSSSTR from the coding sequence ATGGCAGACCTTCAGGAAGCATCCGTCACTCTGCCGAGCGATCCTGCCTCGGTCTCCGCGGCCCGGAAGTACGTGTCGAACGTCCTCACGGAGTGGGGCCTGCCCGGCGACGCCGAAGTGGCCGACACGGTCCGGCTCATCGTCTCCGAACTGGCCACCAACGCCGTGCAGCACACCCTCGGACAGTCGCCCACCTTCACCGTGGGCATCGAGCTGGACCGCGAGGAGCAGCTGCGCATCGGCGTCACCGACAGTCACCCCCGCTACCCCAAGCGGCTGCCCGCCGCCGTCCAGCAGGACAACGGCCGCGGCATGGTGATCATCCGCTGGCTGACCGTCGAATGCGGCGGCAGACTCTCGGTCACCCCCACCCCCGAAGGCGGCAAGACCGTCTGGATCGCGCTGCCGTGGACGGGGGCGGTCCGGGGCGAGGTGCCGTCGCCCTCGTCCTCAACCCGCTGA
- a CDS encoding adenosylmethionine--8-amino-7-oxononanoate transaminase: MPDLPVSELLELDRRHVWHPYGPMPGRQEPLVVESASGVRLRLADGGGELVDGMSSWWSAIHGYNHPVLNDAVRGQLERMSHVMFGGLTHEPAIGLAKRLVDMSPDGLEHVFLADSGSVSVEVAVKMCLQHWRSLGRPAKRRMLTWRGGYHGDTWQPMAVCDPDGGMHELWQGVLPQQVFADAPPAGFDAYDDVYAEHLRELIGRHADELAAVIVEPVVQGAGGMRFHSPAYLRVLREACDEHDVLLVFDEIATGFGRTGRLFAADHAGVTPDVMCVGKALTGGYLTMAATLCTARVADGISRGEVPVLAHGPTFMGNPLAAAVACASIDLLLGQDWQTEVKRIETGLRGTLGEAAALPGVRDVRVLGAIGVVQLDHPVDMAAATRAATREGVWVRPFRDLIYAMPPFITGDDDVARIGRAVCAAAKEG; this comes from the coding sequence ATGCCTGACCTCCCCGTATCGGAACTGCTCGAACTCGACCGCCGCCATGTGTGGCACCCCTACGGCCCCATGCCCGGCCGCCAGGAGCCCCTGGTCGTCGAGTCGGCGAGCGGCGTACGGCTCCGGCTCGCGGACGGCGGGGGCGAACTGGTCGACGGCATGTCGTCCTGGTGGTCGGCGATCCACGGCTACAACCACCCGGTGCTCAACGACGCGGTCCGCGGCCAGCTGGAGCGGATGAGCCATGTCATGTTCGGCGGGCTCACCCATGAGCCCGCGATCGGCTTGGCGAAGCGGCTTGTCGACATGTCGCCCGACGGTCTGGAGCATGTCTTCCTCGCGGACTCCGGTTCGGTGTCGGTCGAGGTCGCCGTCAAGATGTGCCTGCAGCACTGGCGCTCGCTGGGCCGTCCCGCCAAGCGGCGGATGCTGACCTGGCGCGGCGGCTACCACGGCGACACCTGGCAGCCGATGGCGGTGTGCGACCCCGATGGCGGCATGCACGAGCTGTGGCAGGGCGTGCTGCCCCAGCAGGTCTTCGCGGACGCCCCGCCGGCGGGTTTCGATGCGTACGACGATGTGTACGCGGAGCATCTGCGGGAGCTGATCGGGCGGCACGCCGACGAGCTTGCCGCGGTCATCGTGGAACCGGTGGTGCAGGGCGCGGGCGGGATGCGGTTCCACTCCCCCGCCTATCTGCGGGTGCTGCGCGAGGCGTGCGACGAGCACGACGTGCTGCTCGTCTTCGACGAGATCGCGACGGGGTTCGGCCGCACGGGCCGGCTGTTCGCCGCGGACCACGCGGGCGTCACGCCCGACGTCATGTGCGTGGGCAAGGCCCTGACCGGCGGCTATCTGACGATGGCGGCCACGCTGTGCACGGCGAGGGTCGCCGACGGCATCTCGCGCGGCGAGGTGCCGGTGCTTGCCCACGGCCCCACGTTCATGGGCAATCCGCTCGCCGCCGCGGTGGCCTGCGCCTCGATCGACCTGCTGCTCGGGCAGGACTGGCAGACCGAGGTCAAGCGCATCGAGACGGGCCTGCGCGGCACGCTCGGCGAGGCGGCCGCGCTGCCGGGCGTACGGGACGTACGTGTGCTCGGCGCGATCGGTGTCGTCCAGCTCGACCACCCGGTCGACATGGCAGCGGCCACGCGCGCCGCGACACGCGAAGGCGTGTGGGTACGACCGTTCCGCGACCTGATCTACGCGATGCCGCCCTTCATCACGGGCGACGACGACGTGGCACGGATCGGGCGCGCGGTGTGCGCGGCGGCGAAGGAGGGCTGA
- a CDS encoding LysE family translocator — protein MDAQLVAFTGVAAGMVAMPGADFAVVVRNAIASRRAGVTCAIGVAGGLLVHTALAVAGVAAVLAAVPTLFRALQIVGGGYVLYLGYRALRSVARPVRGAGAPGEEEKAVGGSLRQGFLTNALNPKAPITFLSVLPQFVPAGSPAMPRTLLLASIIVALALVWFPVVALLVDRLGRWLRRPRTARAIEGVTGGALSVLGLVLLIEAALA, from the coding sequence ATGGACGCACAACTGGTCGCCTTCACCGGAGTCGCCGCGGGCATGGTCGCCATGCCGGGCGCCGACTTCGCCGTGGTGGTGCGCAACGCCATCGCCTCCCGCCGCGCCGGGGTCACCTGCGCGATCGGTGTCGCGGGCGGGCTCCTGGTGCACACGGCGCTCGCGGTGGCCGGGGTCGCGGCGGTGCTCGCGGCGGTGCCGACCCTCTTCCGGGCGCTGCAGATCGTCGGCGGCGGCTATGTGCTCTACCTGGGCTACCGCGCCCTGCGGTCGGTGGCGCGGCCGGTGCGGGGTGCCGGTGCGCCGGGGGAGGAGGAGAAGGCGGTGGGCGGCAGCCTGCGGCAGGGGTTCCTCACCAATGCCCTCAACCCCAAGGCACCCATCACGTTCCTCAGCGTGCTGCCCCAGTTCGTGCCCGCGGGGAGCCCCGCGATGCCCAGGACGCTGCTGCTGGCGTCCATCATCGTGGCGCTCGCCCTGGTGTGGTTCCCGGTCGTCGCGCTTCTGGTGGACCGGCTCGGCCGCTGGCTGCGCCGGCCGCGTACCGCCCGGGCGATCGAGGGTGTCACCGGCGGCGCGCTGAGCGTCCTCGGCCTGGTGCTGCTCATCGAGGCGGCTCTGGCGTGA